CTCATCAACCCTTCTTATGTTGGTTTTATTACCAATATTGTCCCGGTGGATAAATGAAAAGAAAGCTTCTTGACCAATTATAGTAAGCAATTTTTAGCAGAAATATTGAGGCTTACTCAAGTCTCTCAGCTAATCGTAAATAGAATAAGGAAACTATTGTATGTCAGAAGATCATTCTCAGAGCCACGCGGCTGTTACTGAAGAGAATAGTAAGAAGCTAATATTTACTGTAGGTTTGACCACTACGTTTTAATCGTAGAAATTATAACCGTTTTTATTACTCAAAGTTTAACTTTTGTGATTATCTAAAAACACATAGCGGTCGAATGGCCATATTAACTGACTTAAAATCAGTCGCATACTTTAATGTAGCGGTTCTGATAGCACAAAAGTTCGCAGCATGAAAACGGAACCGGCATAATTGATTTATAGTGAACCCATACACTAAGCATAATGATTTAGAGGACGATAATCCCAATGAAAAAATTCCTTTTAGGAGCTGTTGCCGCATCTGTTTTGGCCTTTTCAGGCAATGCTATGGCCAATTTTGTGGCAGGTCAGGACTATCAGGTGGTCGCAAAACCAGTCAAAGTCGAAAAACCGGGCAAAATTGAGGTACGTGAATTCTTCTGGTATGGCTGTGGTCACTGTTTCACGTTGGAACCGCATATGCAGGACTGGTTGAAAAAATTACCCAAAGATATCCGTTTTGTACGTACACCTGCTGCAATGAACCCGCTTTGGGAACAGGCTGCACGTGCTTATTATGTTTCAGAAGCCCTGGGTGTGCGTCAAAAAGCACATTTACAGTTATTCCATGATATTCATGACAAGCAGCGTCCAATTTTAGAACAGGCACAATTGGCCAAGTTCTATACCCGTTATGGTACTTCTGAAGAGAAATTTAACACGACTTATAAATCATTCCCGATTTCGTCAAAAATTGCTCAGGCAAAAAATTTGACTGCTCAATATCAGTTAAGCGGTGTACCAGCGGTGACCGTGAATGGTAAATATATTGTGCAGGGCAATGATGCCAAAGTAATTCAGGTGGTGAATTACCTGATTGAAAAAGAGCGTAAAGCCAAATAAGACGCGATTGATTATCTCTAAAAAAAACCTGCATCGAATCTGCAGGTTTTTTTATTTAAACTGGAGGAATGGTTATTTACGTCCTGACTGCCGGATCTGGTGTTTCTATCGGCGGGCGATACCAGTGTAAAATTCCTCGGAATAAGAGCTGCATCTGCAACACGCTTTGCGCTTTAAAGTCATGGGATTGAATATGAATCGTGGATGGCTTTGTTGCACAAACCTATCTGTAAAGGGTTTTTCAGCGATATAATTTTCAAATGAAGAAGCCTGCACACAAAATCTACCGCACAACCAATTGGCCCGCATATAACCGAGCACTCATGAGTCGCGGAAATATTGCCATTTGGTTTGATCCTGCTACGCAATGGTATGCTCCGTCCATCGGTAAACAAGGGCGAAATCAAACCTACTCCGACGCAGTCATCCAATGCTGCTTAATGATTAAATCCTTATTCCGTCTGTCTTTACGTATGGTCACTGGCTTTGTGCAAAGTCTGATTAAACTTTGCGGATTAAATTGGATAGCTCCAGATTACACCACGCTTTGTAGAAGACAAAAGCATATTGATATTGTAATCAGCTACCAAAAAAGTAGCGATGGGCTGCATCTACTCATGGACTCTACAGGCATGAAGTTTCTAGGTGAGGGCGAATGGAAACGCAAGAAACATGGACCTGAATATCGTCGCCAATGGCGTAAACTTCATATTGGTATAGATGCTAAAACCCTACAAATACGAGCAGTTCAGCTTACAACCAATAATGTCAGTGATTCACAGGTGCTTGGTGATTTACTTAATCAGATTCCACAAGATGAGCGGATTGACTCTGTTTATACCGATGGAGCTTATGACACCAAGCAATGCCGTCAGGTCATTGCAGATCGGCAAGCGCATGCGGTGATTCCACCTAGAAAAAATGCGAAACCATGGAAAGATACAAAGAGTAGCTCGCTAGAGCGAAATGAATTACTTCGAGCAATTAAACGTTTAGGCAGGACACTATGGAAAAAATGGTCAGGCTATCATCGGCGAAGTTTGGTTGAAACTAAGATGCATTGCATCAAATTATTAGGAGATAAACTCAGTGCAAGGAGTTTTGATAGCCAAGTCAATGAGATCCATGCACGTGTGGCAGTCCTTAACAGATTTACGGAATTAGGTCGACCACTTACCCAAGTTACGCCTTAAATTTGGCTCAATTAGGGGCGCTTTGCATTTCAAATCTTTGTGCAACAAAGCCAATGTATATAAAAAATGGTTAAATAATTGCAAGGGGGGCTTTAAAACGTTTTAATCGTAAAGCATTTCCTAGTACAAATATTGACGAGAGAGCCATTGCACCAGCAGCAAATACAGGAGAAAGTAGCAGTCCAAATTGCGGATAAAGTACACCTGCTGCAATAGGAATCAGAGCTGCATTGTAAACAAATGCCCAAAATAAATTTTCACGAATATTGGTTATAGTCGCTTTGCTTAAAGCGATAGCATTTGGCACTCCTTTCAGGTTGCCAGACATCAAAACCACATCAGCAGCTTCAATAGCTACGTCTGTACCTGTACCTATTGCTAAACCAATATCTGCTTCTGCAAGTGCAGGGGCATCATTAATGCCATCTCCAACATATGCGAGTTTACCATATTGATTTTTTAATTTTTTAACGGCCTCTATTTTACCTTCTGGTAAGACTTCTGCAATAACCTCATCAATACCTAGTTTTTTTGCAATCGCTTGAGCTGTATGACGGTTATCACCTGTAATCATGGCAACCTTTAAACCTAACTGATGTAACGCTTCAATTGCAGCAAATGTTGATTCTTTAATTGGATCTGCTACAGCAATAATGGCAGCAAGTTTCTGGTCAATCGCAACATAGAGAGGGGTTTTTCCTTCTTCTCCCAAACGATCCGAAAATTGAGAAAAAACATTAGGATTCAAACCTAGTTTTTCCATATATCGATCTGCACCAATATGAACCAAATGTTCAGACACCGTTGCTTCTATTCCATAGCCCGTGACTGACTTGAAATCAGCAACAGGAGACAGAATTAATTCCTTATCTATAGCGGCTTGTACAATTGCTCGAGCAATAGGATGCTCAGACTTTGATTCAACGGCTGCCATAAGTGAAAGTACGGCATTGTATTCAAACCCTTCTAAGACATGCAGATCGGTTAAAATTGGTTTCCCTTCAGTCAGGGTCCCTGTTTTATCAACAGCAACCACTTTAGTTTCTTTGAGCAGCTGCAAAGCTTCCCCTTTACGGAATAAAACACCCATTTCAGCACCACGCCCAGTTCCCACCATGATTGATGTAGGCGTTGCAAGTCCCATTGCACAAGGACATGCAATAATGAGTACCGCAACTGCATTAACTAAGCTAAACGTTAGGGCTGGCTCAGGGCCGAAGATAAACCAAGTAATAAAAGTTAAAAGAGAGAGACCCATTACTACAGGTACAAACCACATGGTAATTTTATCAACCAATGCCTGAATAGGCAGCTTGGAACCCTGTGCCTGTTCAACCATTCGGATGATTTGAGAAAGCACTGATGAACTACCAACAGAGGTGGCTTTGATATTTAAGCTGCCACTTTGGTTAATTGTTCCTCCTACCACAGTAGAGCCTATCGTTTTTTCAACGGGCATAGGCTCGCCAGTAATCATGGATTCATCAATAAAACTTTGGCCGTGAATAACTTCACCATCGACAGGGATACGCTCGCCTGGTCTAATCTCTACAATCGTTCCTGTTTGAACTTCGGCAATCGGAACTTCTATCACCTGATTATTGAGCTGTATTCTGGCAACTTTAGGCTGCATTCCAACTAGATGTTGAATTGCTAAAGACGTTCGGCCTTTTGCCTTGGCTTCAAAAAATCTACCTAATAGAATTAAAGTGATAATAACCGCTGCAGCTTCATAATAAACATTGACCGTGCCTTGTGGCAGGACACTTGGAAAGAAAGTAGCAACCACTGAATAAAGATAAGCAGCCAATGTTCCTACAGCCACCAAGGAATTCATGTCTGGTGCTAAGCGGAATAAACTTGGGATGCCCTTTTTGAAGAAGCGTCGGCCTGGAAAAATTAATGCTACTGTGGTCAAGAAAAATTGCATTAACCAGCTATTTTGTTGGCCAATGTTATCCATCATAAACGTATGAAAGGCGGGAATCAGGTGTGATCCCATTTCTAAAATAAAAACGGGTAGAGTCAATAAGACTGACAGAATTAAATCTTTTTTAAGTTTTTCTAATTCAATATTCTTTTTATCTTGAAAGCTTTCCGTAGTTTGATGAACTGACTTTGCTTCAAACCCTGCTTTGGTGACGGCCTGAATTAACGAGTCACGAGTGACAGATGAGCTTGCCTGAATAGTCGCTTTTTCAGTAGCCAGATTTACATGAGCTGATTCCACACCCTCAACAGATTTTAAGGCCTTTTCTACTCGACCTACACAAGAAGCACATGACATACCCTCAATCGTAAGCTCTATTGGTTGCAGCGCTTCCACTTCGTAGCCTGCTTTTTCTACGGCTTTAATTAAAGTAGCGCGATCAAGTGGTTGATGCGCATAAATGACTGCTTTTTCGGTAGCCAGATTTACATGAGCCGATTCAACACCCTCAACAGATTTTAAAGCTTTTTCCACACGGCCTACACAAGAAGCACATGTCATCCCCTCAATCTCTAATGTTTCACTGTAGTGTGGCGTATCAGTCATTTCGGTACTCATATACGATCTCTATCATTTAGATATGCTGAGTTCTATATGCGAAGATCAGCTCGAACCAAGATTAGGGGGAATTCAGGGATTACTTTTATTTCAAGCAAGTACAGGTTTTATCTGTACGATGAGGAAAATAAGAGAGAGTAAAAGTGGTAAGGAATTCCCACTGTTACTCTAACAGAGATTAAGCAGGATCAGCTGTAAATCCACGCTCACTGAGAGTGGCAATGACTTGATCCTGACTCACCGTTGTGTTGATTTCAACAATACGGTTTTGTAAATCAATATCGAGTGAGGCATTCGAGTCGAGCTCTTTAATTGCGGTAGTAATGCCGCGTGCACAACCACCACAAGTCATATTAGCGATGTGAAATTTCATATGTTGCTCCTTTTTAACAAAACATTTGTTTAAAACATTAGAACAGTAACTCTAAACTTTCACCATACAACCAGCCTTTTTCTGAATCAGTTACTCGCTGTAACTTGGTCTGTTTACAACCTTACAGTTTTCTTCAGAGTATTCCAAAGAAGAGTGTTCTAATGACTACAGTAAAAGTACTTAACCAACATTAATGTGACTTTAAAATGACATTTTTGTCATCTACGATCACTCTGAAATTTATAAGATTAGTTATTTCAATCAATGGTAGTGAACTGAATAGATGAGACCGTTATGGGTTGAAGATAAGCTAAAAACCGGTGACTACCTTTATGTATAATGCCTCATGATGCGATTTTACTGTTCTGATTGTCGTAAGTTGACAGTCCAGTAGAAACTTTATTGCTCAGCTACAAAAGATAAATGCAGTAATGTTAAATTTCCTCAATTCCCTTATTTTGAAATTCTCTTATTCAATACCCACGACAGTGGTTATATAGCCTGTTGTTAATAGAATTGATAGGCCTAATAACATCTCAAATAAAATGGCATGACTAAGGTGTTTAGCGAATTTAGGATGTTGAAGACGCGGGGTGAAATACCATTTGTTGAAGGCAGCTAAAAGTAGAATACCTATAACAAAAAACATTTTAACCATGAAACCATAGCCATATGCAGTATTGATTAAGGTATTAAAATCTTTAATTAAAAGAAGAGCTACACTAGCGCCACAGGCGATTAATATCCCAACAATGAAAGCAGCAATACGTCCAAATACATGCATGCGATCTTTTAAAGGTAAACCACTTATTTCCCGGCTGGTTTTCCAT
The Acinetobacter piscicola genome window above contains:
- a CDS encoding thiol:disulfide interchange protein DsbA/DsbL gives rise to the protein MKKFLLGAVAASVLAFSGNAMANFVAGQDYQVVAKPVKVEKPGKIEVREFFWYGCGHCFTLEPHMQDWLKKLPKDIRFVRTPAAMNPLWEQAARAYYVSEALGVRQKAHLQLFHDIHDKQRPILEQAQLAKFYTRYGTSEEKFNTTYKSFPISSKIAQAKNLTAQYQLSGVPAVTVNGKYIVQGNDAKVIQVVNYLIEKERKAK
- a CDS encoding IS5-like element ISAba12 family transposase, with amino-acid sequence MKKPAHKIYRTTNWPAYNRALMSRGNIAIWFDPATQWYAPSIGKQGRNQTYSDAVIQCCLMIKSLFRLSLRMVTGFVQSLIKLCGLNWIAPDYTTLCRRQKHIDIVISYQKSSDGLHLLMDSTGMKFLGEGEWKRKKHGPEYRRQWRKLHIGIDAKTLQIRAVQLTTNNVSDSQVLGDLLNQIPQDERIDSVYTDGAYDTKQCRQVIADRQAHAVIPPRKNAKPWKDTKSSSLERNELLRAIKRLGRTLWKKWSGYHRRSLVETKMHCIKLLGDKLSARSFDSQVNEIHARVAVLNRFTELGRPLTQVTP
- a CDS encoding heavy metal translocating P-type ATPase produces the protein MSTEMTDTPHYSETLEIEGMTCASCVGRVEKALKSVEGVESAHVNLATEKAVIYAHQPLDRATLIKAVEKAGYEVEALQPIELTIEGMSCASCVGRVEKALKSVEGVESAHVNLATEKATIQASSSVTRDSLIQAVTKAGFEAKSVHQTTESFQDKKNIELEKLKKDLILSVLLTLPVFILEMGSHLIPAFHTFMMDNIGQQNSWLMQFFLTTVALIFPGRRFFKKGIPSLFRLAPDMNSLVAVGTLAAYLYSVVATFFPSVLPQGTVNVYYEAAAVIITLILLGRFFEAKAKGRTSLAIQHLVGMQPKVARIQLNNQVIEVPIAEVQTGTIVEIRPGERIPVDGEVIHGQSFIDESMITGEPMPVEKTIGSTVVGGTINQSGSLNIKATSVGSSSVLSQIIRMVEQAQGSKLPIQALVDKITMWFVPVVMGLSLLTFITWFIFGPEPALTFSLVNAVAVLIIACPCAMGLATPTSIMVGTGRGAEMGVLFRKGEALQLLKETKVVAVDKTGTLTEGKPILTDLHVLEGFEYNAVLSLMAAVESKSEHPIARAIVQAAIDKELILSPVADFKSVTGYGIEATVSEHLVHIGADRYMEKLGLNPNVFSQFSDRLGEEGKTPLYVAIDQKLAAIIAVADPIKESTFAAIEALHQLGLKVAMITGDNRHTAQAIAKKLGIDEVIAEVLPEGKIEAVKKLKNQYGKLAYVGDGINDAPALAEADIGLAIGTGTDVAIEAADVVLMSGNLKGVPNAIALSKATITNIRENLFWAFVYNAALIPIAAGVLYPQFGLLLSPVFAAGAMALSSIFVLGNALRLKRFKAPLAII
- a CDS encoding heavy-metal-associated domain-containing protein; protein product: MKFHIANMTCGGCARGITTAIKELDSNASLDIDLQNRIVEINTTVSQDQVIATLSERGFTADPA